The following are from one region of the Gloeomargarita lithophora Alchichica-D10 genome:
- a CDS encoding pentapeptide repeat-containing protein, whose protein sequence is MALPEQILTSESSLNDLLRAYRQGQRDFSGINLQGLNLSRVNLTNAILVGANLSYTNLSGANLYEANLTEAKLDGAYLGSVILPDQETGRLVYGSVLVRTNLSRAILERASLVEANLSRTTLFQANLRQADLRQANLYRTNFNGADLTEAQLRGAKLCGVNLENAIIDILELSKANLDPETRQMVAERLSSGSWHS, encoded by the coding sequence ATGGCTTTGCCCGAACAAATTCTCACTTCCGAATCGAGCCTCAATGACCTACTCAGGGCCTATCGGCAGGGGCAGCGGGATTTTAGCGGCATCAACCTGCAAGGCTTGAACCTCAGCCGGGTCAATCTGACCAATGCCATCCTCGTCGGTGCCAATCTCAGCTACACCAACCTGAGCGGTGCCAATTTATACGAAGCCAATTTAACCGAAGCGAAACTAGACGGCGCCTACCTGGGGAGCGTTATTTTACCCGACCAAGAAACCGGTCGCCTGGTGTATGGTTCCGTTTTGGTGCGTACCAACCTCAGCCGCGCCATCCTAGAACGAGCCAGCCTGGTGGAAGCCAACCTCAGCCGCACCACCCTGTTTCAGGCCAACCTCCGCCAAGCCGACCTGCGCCAAGCCAACCTGTATCGCACCAATTTCAATGGGGCAGACCTCACCGAAGCCCAACTGCGGGGAGCCAAACTCTGCGGCGTGAATTTGGAAAACGCCATCATTGACATCCTGGAACTCAGCAAGGCCAACCTCGACCCAGAAACCCGGCAAATGGTGGCCGAACGCCTGAGTAGCGGCAGTTGGCACAGTTAA
- the ndhL gene encoding NAD(P)H-quinone oxidoreductase subunit L has translation MDVLILYGGLAVAYLMVFSLATYFYLNKRWYVASSFERGFMYFLVFFFFPGLLLWGPLLNFRNQPRSLP, from the coding sequence ATGGATGTACTGATTCTTTACGGCGGGTTGGCGGTTGCTTATTTGATGGTATTCTCCTTGGCTACTTATTTTTACCTCAACAAACGCTGGTATGTGGCCAGTTCGTTTGAGCGGGGGTTTATGTATTTTCTCGTATTTTTCTTTTTTCCGGGGTTACTCCTGTGGGGGCCTTTGCTGAATTTTCGCAACCAACCCCGCTCGTTGCCTTAA